Within the Rosa rugosa chromosome 2, drRosRugo1.1, whole genome shotgun sequence genome, the region CGTTTGGCTCCGGCATCGGAGCTGATCTCCGCCGTGGATATTTTCTACAAGGGAGAGCTGGTTTTCTCCAAGGTTCAAGAGAGTGAGACCGAGACCGGGTGGTTCCTATGCTCACCCTTCCGGATCGACCTGCTTGAGCAGAAAGAGACTGTTCCAACTCCGATACGACACATCGGAGACACCACCGAGTCCCTTAAGCACTTGGAGGAGAACTTGACATTGAGCTGGATCGTGATCGACCCGGCCCAAAAGCGAGCGGCCAATCTTTCCAGCCGGAAGCCAGTGTCGGTGACCCGGCACTGGCTCACAGGCGAGGTACAGCTCCGTTTCGCGACGATCATGCCCGGCGATCGTCGCGGGGAGTTCGTGCAGTGCGGGATGGTGGTCACGTGCAAGGGAAGCGACGGAGGGGAGCTACACGTGAGAGAGGTGAGCATGCAGGTGGAGGCCATGGAGGGGAACCACCTGAACGGGAAGGAGAGTTTGGTAATTTTGCAAGGAGCGATTGAGGGAGGGAAGAGGAAGAGGGAGATCGAGGAGGGAAGTGAAGGGAAGGCGAGGTTTGGGGAGTTTctggagatgaagagagaaaggaaagagaggtcgcagaggagagagagggcttTGGATATGATCTGCATTGCTACTGGGGTTACTTTGTTCATGGCGTTTTGGTCTTTCGTCTTGTTCAGATAGAGATGATCAGCAAAGATCGATCGATCGAGTTACAGTTATTAATTACAGGTTCAGAGTACATTCATACAAAGGATCGAGTACAAAAATGGATACTAATTACAattatttcatttcattttttgtttttacacaTGTGAATACAAAGCTGCGTACACATTTATACACCATTTGATTGGTCCCAAGTTCTCAAATTAATGAATATATTTTAGCCATTTGTCTCTTCAATTTTTGGTTCTTTGATCTATGATGATCATCTTTCACACAACGTATAAAcattcataaagaaaagaaacaaatatttttatatattaagaaaaacaaaagatgcaTGATTTCTTTTcaacgaaaaagaaaatagtATACCTTCAAGTAAGAAATAAATGAACTGGATTGATTTGTTAACTAATTAGGAGACCCTGTGTGAAGAGAGCATAACAGATTTGTACAGTGTACATGGCGGAGTTGCCATTGATTGCATGGTTTCTATTGTGAAGACTGCCAACATTGGATCCTACATTTGATGATAGTTTGATATGATCACCATTTTCTTCAGAAAAGAGGAGTCTAGCTCTTTGGCCTCTCGTTTTGGTCTTTGCTCTCATAATTTGGAATCTTTAGATCACTTATTTCTTCATTGTCCACTTGCACATGGAATTTGGCGCTGCATGATTAATCAGTTCGAGTTAGGTGTTTTACCTAACTCAATCTTAGATGTGCTTCATTTAGGTATCTCTGATGGTTTTAGTCCTCAATTAAAAGAGCTGTGGTTGGCTTGCTTTATGGTTTATTTGGCATGctagaaacaaaaccaaatatGATGGTCAGGTTTTTTCAAGTGGATGTGATTTGTCGAATGATCTCAGGACACATTGAAATATGCTAGTCAACTTGCTCATGGCAACATGCATAACATGATAGTACTCCAGATATTGAAACAATTTGGTGTCCAATGTAGACCTCACTGTGCTCCAAGGATAATTAAGGTTAATTGACATCCACCTCATTATGGAGGGATTAAAATTAACTCTAATGGTGCTTGGAAGCATGGTTCTAATGTGGGGAGTTATGGTGTAGTTTTTCGAGATTACAAAGGTCATGTACTCATGCTTTCTTTGCTAATCTTGAAATTTCTAGCTCAGTTGCTGCGGAGGTGACGGCGGTCATTAAGCCCATTGAACTAGCTTGTGTCAAAGACTAGAAGCATAATGAAGTGGATTCTTCTCTCATCCTTAAGTTTCTTTGCAATCCTAATTTAGTTTCATGGACATTTTGCATCTAATGGTGCAATTGCTTGTATTGCATTTCTCAAATGAATCTGTGCTCATCTCACATATTTCAGGAATGTTATCAAGTTGCTGATGCATTAGCGAATTTTGGTGCGCTACTTCTACAAGCTTGGTTTGCTTGTATAGCATTTCTCAAATGAATTTTTCCGCCCATCTCACATATTTCGGTGActttgatacacatttacgcaagcgtacgtatcattgtcaagatagggaagtattatgcgcgcccaaagttatcgtaccacggggattagtggctaacccataATCCTTGgataatcggaaataaagacacttagcaaacaaaagaaaaagaaaaagaaattaaaaatgctactctaaggcaccaagccttagcaatgctcggctttggtttgcacccaagcctaatcaaaactaagagcctagtgatgactatttacaatgaggtagaaattcaatattttgagagttgattttaggttaacaaaaagtaatgaaatgtaaagcaattaataaaaatgcaaagaaattaataaaagtgtaaaccAAATagatgggaatgtcgggtgctagggaggttccttcacccaaattctatgtgtcggaagctaatataatgtagatgcaaatctcctactttggcggtagtcgtatccaaggcggttcaaggctcaaggaccgaaattccctttcatggtattcctactccggttcaagggccgtaggaactcacttgacatgaattagagccggttcaagggtcactaattcacatcaagaggcctagagttcgaggaattagactactaagcgacccgcccgcgcaatcacgcaacgggtgtaaatcaccatgcttataacccctcgaatacgaaattgaaggtttctagcttagaaattagagggggtcaagcctctaactccgtcctaggctcctagacatgcattttaacccaacaaaaatatatataagcatccatcatatgaaaattgcatcactaCATTAAAATAaatatcttttacacaaaatttgggttagggacacaacccataattatagacatcaagattacaaaattcaaatagaaaagagtatagaagtgtaggagaaaacaaaggTAGCCACAATTAGCTAGGAAGCTAATATGACTTCCCTTGAATTACAATTCCCACAAATACCTaaagcttgaatcttgtagctcttgatgaatccttgaagcttgtatgagaaattctaccaaaacccaaaagaaaactaactaGAATATGGtaaatgaggaggaggagaggagaaagagaaagagagcagcccaaaggggctgcctctgtttttggTAGGCCTGGCCCTGGTACGGTTGCCGGGTTTTTGTGGCTGAGCCGACTACCGACCGGAACATGTCGGTTAGCTGAAATGCAGTACCACTACCGTACCAAAATAATTGGTACCGAAACTGTCGGTTACCGAATTTTCGGTCGGTACAATTTCGGTTAAGGCCCAACCGAATTGGATGAATGGGCCTACTATTGATTGGTATTTTTTCAGCCCAATTATTCATTCTTGCCTGTTTTAAGCCTAATTTTTCTGATCAGTTTTTACCACATGCCTAATACTGAATACTCAACTCTTTCAGCAATTTTCTGAATAATACCTCTTCATCAAGTCTATTCCTCACCTTCTTAGGGAGATGTGAGTTCTTGACTTGATGTTTTCCTCTTTCAGACTTTCTCCAATAATTAAAAATGTTCCAGTTCTACATGACAATTTACAAGTTCACAAATCATATGCAACTGATTTCTGAGTCTAAAACTACTTAAATATTACATAACTTCAAATAGGAACTAGAAATcttgaaataaacaaaaatctgcATATGGTTTGAACCGGAGGTTTGCACTGCAGCATATAtatccaaatcttcaagtagACTCCAATCccttaacaaaaaaaaacccagcAACTATATCTTCGGACTGATGCTTGCACTTTGCAGCATCCAAATCTTCAAGCAGCAGTTGTTGTAGAAGAGTTAGCACCTCCCAAATGTAGCCTAGCAGTTTCTGCAAAGTAAAAATCACAcaaatagaaataaaaataGCCAAGTCAATAATCAGTATAGTGTTGATTAATTTACAGAGAATTTATTGAATATTCAGATTAATTAACCACATAAAAAGAAAGTAAAGACAATCCTCAACTCAGGGTAACAATCTTGACGAACAACTGTCTGATTGTTTGTATTCACATACACCTCACACGAAGCTCTTCCCtgatcaaattgatgatcacaGTTAGAAAATATCAAAACGAAGAAGTAAACCACACCAAAATCACATCACACACAAACTCATCTCACCCTTACTCAACTACAACATTTCACATGCACCTTATATCAATCAATACATCCATTAGCAGACAGCAATAGATACTTTGTCAGTTATGTGCTTCGTCATTTCTACTTTCTCTATTCTTTCTGCATAAATATCTTACTTCCACAAGCCGCAGCAATGCAATCATCTTTTTTCTCAGACAAATTAGATAAGACTAAGAGAAGATAGATTTTACCTAATTCGTTGTGCGAAGAACCGTCTTTTCAACACCTTATAAGCCTCTGAGCCACCACTTGAACCAAGGAACTGATCTAGgattttttagggttttcgaaaaATTTGGGGATTTCGAAAATCAAACGATACGGGTTGAAATTTATGTTATTGAGGTTTGCATCTTGCTTAGATTGAGGTTTTGGGACTGGGAATCAACAAATTGGGGCTGGGttctgagagaaagagaggctgAGAGAATGCTAGAATGGTGTCGcgagagagggggagagagagagggtcgagAGGCTGCTTTCGGGAATGAGATCCCTAACTGACCCCCTTAGGGTTTTCTCACTTTCAACTCAGATCCAACGGTTCAAACTCATTGTTGATATACATCAACGGTTAATAACACACCtactaataaaaataataaaaaaatagttAAAATCTATTTTATTCGGTCGGTTCGGCACTGCCGAACCTCATCTATTTGCTATACCGCTACCGAGCCGACTATCAACATTCGGTACGGCATTACCGCACCGCACCTCCGGCTGCCGTTTTGGTCGGCGCCGACTCctccggttcggccggtttctGGTTGGTTCCGGCAGGTTCGGCATTTCAAGCCACCCCTAGTTTTTGGTGTGCTGCGGCTACTGTAGGTGTTCTCTTCGAAGAGTGAGTTCTTCAATTAAAGGGGGTGCTGGTCATGAAGGGAGAGATGGATGATGCATGGACGGCCATGATTgaagagggaaaaaaatatcTGGTCCGTGTCCTTTGAGGCTGGGATAGaaaggagagaagaaaagatcttttcttttttttagctACGTGTCAGCTTGTAATTAGCACAAGCTAATTGAACCACCATTGCTTAATTGCTGCACGTGATGGAAGCAGTGGTTAATTAAGCAAATGGTTTGATtaatattaattaatcaaaccaatgattaattaatcaaacttctttttcttcaattttcttctcttcttcctcgaAATTAAAATACTTCCGCACACAACATCATGACTAGTGAAGTTCCGCTCTCTTGTTAGCGTCAACCACAATTGACCGGCATCGACTATTTCGTCATTTTGTCAGAAACTCAAAttgctccattttcttttgatttccGTGACTTCGCTTATTtcctataaaataaataaaagtggattaattacatattaattgacttaaagattagcttatttctagtgttttagatataattacaagCATATAAATGCGTGCAATCATTCGGGAAGCTAATCAAGTTGCTTATGCATTAGCGAATTTTGGTGTGCTACTTCTACAAGCTTAGTTTGGTGGGATTCTGCTCCACCCGTCATCCTTGCACACTGTAACAGAGACCACTTGAGTCTTCTAAACTTTCGTTTTCCTAATTTCCTCAGTTCCATATTTGCTTTATCTGGTTTATTTGGAAGGTTTTGGTTTAATCCCCCTCCTTTGtactctcatttttttttcttcttcttaatatAAGAGGATTTGAAGGACCTCCTCTTTATCTATCCAAGcctttacccaaaaaaaaaaaaaacaaaaactgccTTATTATGTGGAGGGTTTTTTTAACAAGTATGATCGGTTGCACTTGCACAACACTTACACATGCTGCAACTTAGTTTACTTATATTTCTCTATGAGGTATGAGAAATGATTTTTGTATAGGTTTGCGTTGGATGAAGCTAGTATACTAATCATGGTTATGTAATGTGAAAAAATTTGAGAAAGAAATTGGAAAAGCATTATACTTTTGATCCATTGTCGGCTCAataatttattgttttttttaggTGTTTTGAACATTTTTAACTCTTTTTTGTTATATATAATGACCTGACTTGGAGTCAGAATTAGATTACTTTTGGTTCCGTGCGTACTCTAATCTTACTTGTAACTTTTTCTTACAATGAAATCGATTgaaatttgattaaaaaaaaaagaataaataaaaaaaataatacaatGGGTTAGTAAAAAGTTGGGGGAAAAGTCAAAGAGGTCAGACAAAGCAGACGCGGGTGAATTGGTTTGACTTTGAACAGCATTGGGTTTGGCGGGTCTTTGGATGCTTTCAAATGACCTTTTCAACCTCCCCAAGGCAGCTGCAGCCTTCCTCATGCTACCTACCTGGGCTCCGTCGTTAcaatttcctctctctctctctctctgttcttcTTTGCTCGTGTCTTGCATGTCTAAATAAACTactagcctctctctctctctctctctgttattTTTTTGCTCGTGTCTTGCATGTCTAAATAAACTACTAGCTTCCATGAAGATTCCCAGCACCACTGACtgactgctgctgctgctagtCCTGCTACTACGGGTCTAACCGTCTAACTAATAGTTTGTTATATATAAACGATCAATCTTTTCAATTATACGATATTggtataatatattaataatagAAGCAGTCATGTAATCATGCTCTGCAGATGGCTTAGTAACTCGTTATGATCATCTGGTCATTTGGAATCAAATGCTACTTTTGGCCTAATTAAGCCTTTCCTTGCCTGGGAATGAAGTTGCCAAACCATAATGGACTTGTATAGAACTTGTAAATATACGTACCAAATTGgtgtttctttattttcatgCATATTGCATGCACCCTAATCACGCACTCTCAACAACAACTTGTTACATAcgcacacatctctctctaaaCTAATGTCTGTTTTCTCACCGTCTTTCACAATCGGTCTTCGCCGAAAGGTTCACGTTACAAAGGCAACTCTAGAGGTTAGTTTGGTTTTTATGAACACACTATATTATGAGATTCTGATTATCTTCTTTTAAATTGGTGAATTAAAACCAGTCGTAGCCCATAAAACCTTGCACTCTTCGGTTCGCAAAAAAAGAGTACTTCCTTGCCTGTTCTTAACAACAATTGGCCTCATGTCAAACAGAATTGCAAGAATACCATGCTTATGAGGAGTTGAATgtcagattcacacaaaatGAACAACAAATGGGTATAGTTTTtcgaacacacacacacacacacacacacacatatatatatatatatatatataccgtCTGAACATTACtctatataaatatagatattATGAGAAAGAACAATAATTCATTAATACTTTATCGAGAGTTACTAGGTTATGAGTCAAAGCAAAGTCCACATTTCTAACAATGtatttgctattttttttttctgaaatatttGTGCACCATATATGACCTTAAAATAACTTTTTATAAACCACTTTTAGGTCTAATAACAgttttctcccttgaatctttCCCAACAACCTCTCCACATTTCTACAAGTACGTACTATACCCTCATCAAATTGTAGTCAATGAGAGCACCTAAAGTGGAAGTAGGACATTACTGCAACATGCATCTAAATTGTTGCAAATCTGATTGAGACTGTAATATTAGTGCACTAGGCCACTAAATTAAATTACGTTAGATTTGCTTGTACATTTCCCTGCTACAAATGTTAATTGAGTGATATGTTTCAACCTCAGCTAGAACAACCCAAAAACATGGGATTTGGaaacttttattttttaattaatgacTTTAAGAGCTGCAGTAGAGCTCAATGTCTTCTCAGGGCGTGGAGTTCATCTCACATCAGAAGAAATCAAAAATCCGAGTGCAGCAATTGCGAATTTGGAGCGAATACTAAAACTGCTCAGCGTCAACTCCCTCCTTTCCGCATCTCTAAGACCAAGTGCAAATGACAACACAGTGCAAGAAATGGCTTATGGCCTAACAAAGAAGGCACTTTGCCTAATTCCAAATGAAGATGGAGTTTCTTTAGCCCCTTTAGTAATGTATGGCTCTGAAGTCTGAAATGCATTTGATGCAGAGATTGTACGTGCTTAAACACATGATGCTTGAACCAGAGTGTTCTCCTTTCGACAAAGCCCACGGACAGACCTTGTATGAATATATGTCCGAGAAGCCTGAGCTGATTCAATTGTTTGATAAGGTAATGAGAATtaccagtggcggatccaggattcaAAATCGGGGtgggtttgaattttttttttttttaatatttttttgttataCTGAAGTGATAGGAAAATTAGCACAGTGCCAGTATTTTACTAAAATATATTAGATATATATTTTATTGAgatgcaaaaaataaaaattcatccaAAGCTACTATTTAATCAATtacagaaaagaaatttttttagaATCATTTTTTACTAAACAAAATAACAGTGAGATTGAAAAAAGAACTTAactaatgcaaaaaaaaaaaaaaaacaaaaaaaaacaaaaaacaaaaacaaaaaaaagaactaaTATCTACAAAAGAATGCAAGCCCaaagataaaacaaaaaatacaaatcTAAATACCAAATAGATACAAATCCACACACAATGGAGGCCTTAAAGACCAAATAGATCCAAAGCCACACACAAGGGAGTCCCAGTGTACAACTTCGAGCCCAATATGCATTgggagaaagaaaaacaaaacacttaGAAGAAATCAAGAAAATAGGAAGTTTATTGGGCCTCCAACTTCGAGCCCAGTATGCATGGTGGGagaaagataaaaaataaaattggtgGGATTGCAATTGATGTGATTCAAACTTAGGTGGGCTTGGTATTAGTTGAAACACAAAACCAAGCCTGCAGGTCCTGAACATACATACACATTACACATACTCAGGCTTTTATTCTAGAAATCTCGGGTAGACTTGAGTCCACCCAAGCTTGTATGAGGATCCGCCCCTAAGAATTACCTCTAACCTGTGTTTTGATTAGAAGGTGCTTGAGGTTTATAGAGGCTTCAATGAGTTAAAAGAGCTAATGGATGTCGGGGGTGGCGATGGAAGTTCGATTGCAAAAATAGTGTCTATGCATCTTCATATCCATGGCATCAACTTCAATGTACCAAGAGTTATTGCTTAAACTCCTAAACATCAAGGTTAGTTCACTTATTAATGTTTCTTTTGCTTCAATTTGTTTTTGCTTAATACCCATACGCTTAGAGCATCAAGGTTAGTACACTCATTATTCTTGAAATCTGGCATGTACTTATTATACACTTTAATTTACAATCATTGTTCACAAACAATAGAGATGTTCACTTATATATAAAAATTCAACCCTAAGCGCGATCGCCTACGTCGTGTACGCCGCCCTGAAATACGGTCTCCCCACTGTGTCAATCTCCCCTGTAACGATGTTGCAGGGCAATGTTCTTGTATGGAACTGTCAAGGAATAGTTAATCGTGAAACCCAACATGCCCTAGTTGATCTGGTTCAGGCCAAACGACCAAGCCTGATTTTCCTCGCTTAAACTCTAGCGCAGAAAAATATCATTGATACTCTGACTTCGCGCCTGGGTTTTAAAGACAACTTGTGCTTCCCTCAAGGACAAGACTCTCAGGGTGTTGCACTCCTATGGAATTATGATATTCACGTTGATGTGTGAACTTCCTCATTGAATCATATAGATGCTAAGATTTGTGAAAAGGCAGGGTCTGTTCTGCTGTGGCATTTTACAGGGATATATGGAGTTGCTGCAAGATCTGAAAGAGACAAAACATGGAATTTGATTGAAGCCCTAGCTGTTGAAGGTTGCATGCTACCTTGGCTCATGGTGGGGGACTTCAACGAGATTATGTGTAATGCTCATAAGTCAGGGGGAGTCCCTAGGGCTACTGCACCAATGTTGAAATTTCGACAAACAATGATGAACTGTGGGTTGATCGACATGGGCTTCGTTGGCAACAGATACACATGGTCTAATAAGTACACAAAGGAGAGGCTGGATCGTGGATTTTATTATATACAATAATGGAGAAATAAATTTCCTCACAGTAGGGTTACCACATTGAACCCTTCTGAGTCTGACCATTCTCCTCTACTGGTTGAAATACGGGAAGAGAGaacccatttcaaaaaaagGGTGAAGAGGTTCCGATTTGAAGAAATGTGGCATGGAAGTGATCAATGTACCGAGATTTTCCAGCAGATCGAATTGGTCGCGACCGTTGACTGGGAACGTAATGCAACaattagggaaaaaaaatacaGTATACGGGGAGGCAGCTTTTGCACTGGCATACTCACGAATTTGATAAACAAAAGATGGAGTTACGTGTGATCCAAGAGAAGCTTAATGATTTTATGAGGATGCCTTACTCCCCCGATCACTATGAGGAACAACGTCTGCTTCATGTCAGACACAGTCAATTATTAGCGCAGCAAGAAAAATATTGGAGGCAGTGGTCAAGGGCCTTATGGCTTAAGGATGGAGATCATAATTTTAGCCTTCTTCCATCGCAAGGCTACTAATAGACGCAGTCGAAACGCAATTAAGGGATTACAAGATGCTGATGGCATATGGCAGACTGACCCTGAAGTGATTAAGGGTTTATTGCTGAATTACTACCAACAGATCTTTACTACTGAGGGAACAAATGATGAAGCTATAGATGATATTATTTCTGCAACTTCTCCAAAAGTTACAGTTGGTATGAACGAAGCACTGCTTTTACCCTACACAGATGATGAAATAAAATCTGCACTTTTCCAAATGCATCCCTCGAAGAGTCTTGGACCAGACGGTATGTCCCCTTTCTTCTTCCAGAAATATTGGCACATTGTTGGTATGGATGTTTGTGTGGCTATTCGAAATTTTTTAGAACAGGATGAGGCATGGACAGAATCTAATTTTACACATTTGTGTCTTATTCCTAAGATACAAAATCCTACTGATGCCACTCACTTTAGACCAATTGCACTCTGTAATGTCATTTACAGAATTTGTTCCAAGGTAGTTGCAAACAGGTTGAAGAAATGGCTGCCTGATATAATCTCCCTGTTGCAAAGTACATATGTACCAGGAAGGCTCATTTCAGACAATACCTTGGTAGCTACAGAGGCTGCGCACTTTATGCACAAGTTAAGACATCAGGAAgagggtttcttttctttgaaactGGATATTAGCGAGGCATATGATCGTCTTGAATGGAGTTTTCTGCATGCTATGTTAACAAGATTGGGCTTTGCAAAAAATGGATTGACATGATAATGAACTGTGTTATTTCAGTCAGCTATGCAGTCTTGATAAATGGGGAGGCGACATCTAAAATTCTTCCAACCAAATGTATTAGGCAGGGCGATCCTCTCTCGCCCTACCTTTTCATTCTATGTGCTGAGGGCCTTTCAGCTCTGATTACTAAATTGGTAACTAATGGCAGTATGGTGGGTCTGAAGATGTGTCCGCAGGCTCCCACACTTCATCATTTATTCTTCGCCGATGATAGTCTCTTATTTGAAGCGACTACTACTGCAGAATGCTTACAGGTTAGAAACATTTTAAATTGTTATGAGCAAGCTTCGGGGCAGAAAATAAACTTCCAAAAAAGCATTGTTGTATTTAGTAGAAATGTGCCGGAGGCTTTTCAGATAAGCCTTGCCACAATCTTGGAGGTCAAGTGTGTGGATGAGCATGACAGGTACTTGAGCCTCCCTCTTAGGGTAGGTAAATCAAAAACAGCTATTTTTGCCTATATAAAGGAGAAGCTCACTAAGAAGTTAGTGGGATGGAGGTCGAAGATCTTGAGTTCTGCAGGTAAGGAAATTTTGATAAAAGCTGTTGCTCAAACCATGCCTCTATATGCCATGAATTGTTACCTATTACCAAAGGGACTATGTGATGAGATTCGTCAATTATGTGCTTCATTCTTCTGGGTGATACAGAagataagaaaaaaataaattggcGTAGTTAGGAAAGACTATGTCTCACTAAACAGGAGGGTGGTATGGGTTTCAAGAATATATATGCATACAATTTAGCAATGCTTGCCAAGCAGGGTTGGAGACTTGTCTCAAACCCAAACTCACTCATTGCTAAGTTGTACAAAGCTAGATACTTTCCAAATTGCACCTTTTGGGAAGCTGATGTAGGAGACTCCCCATCCTTCTCTTGGCGTAGTATTTTGAATGGGAGGCATGTGTTAAAAGCTGGTGTGAAATGAAGAATAGTAGATGGCACTCTGATGAATATCTGGAATGATCATTGGATACCCAATTGTCCACAGTCCTTGATCCACACACCTGCTCACACTGACTTTG harbors:
- the LOC133732954 gene encoding F-box protein At2g27310, coding for MASSGVATTVEQGGDASISALHSDIITSHILTRLDGPTLASAACASSQLHAFSAEQTLWKDICASTWPSVSDERVEGIISTFPSGHRSFFSDSFPLLDHSFSSSCNPSRLAPASELISAVDIFYKGELVFSKVQESETETGWFLCSPFRIDLLEQKETVPTPIRHIGDTTESLKHLEENLTLSWIVIDPAQKRAANLSSRKPVSVTRHWLTGEVQLRFATIMPGDRRGEFVQCGMVVTCKGSDGGELHVREVSMQVEAMEGNHLNGKESLVILQGAIEGGKRKREIEEGSEGKARFGEFLEMKRERKERSQRRERALDMICIATGVTLFMAFWSFVLFR